A single genomic interval of Zingiber officinale cultivar Zhangliang chromosome 4A, Zo_v1.1, whole genome shotgun sequence harbors:
- the LOC121971938 gene encoding tryptophan aminotransferase-related protein 1-like, which yields MAKTSKKMPRRNRSSAQGSLVGFASLGWELLVFGSFALNLVAIALFALPSLDRSGTPLGLDSEGSVAEGALVASPHSEGQKEEMVSEEEEISVSSTSGSLPASKDAVINLDHGDPTMYESFWKGMGNRGDITIAGWQAISYFSDVTNLCWFLEPEFDHEIRRLHRLVGNAIADNHFVIVGTGSTQLFQAALYALSPPDTPEPLSVVSAVPYYSSYPAVTDYLRSGLYRWAGDASACKGNAYIELVCSPNNPDGSIREAVLNSENGMTIYDLAYYWPQYTPITRAEDHDIMLFTVSKTTGHAGSRVGWALVRNKDVAKRMIKFIELNSIGVSKDSQLRAAKIFKAISDGYELPNPENKYKLFNFGRQHMSMRWKKLREAVKVSGIFSLPEFQPSHCTFARERTETYPAFAWLECEKEGVEDCESFLRSHKILSRNGKHFGADRKYVRISMLDRDHTFDLFVERLSSLT from the exons ATGGCCAAGACTTCCAAGAAGATGCCGAGGCGAAACAGGTCGTCGGCCCAAGGGAGTCTGGTCGGCTTTGCGAGCCTCGGCTGGGAGCTCCTCGTTTTCGGATCCTTCGCGCTGAATCTGGTAGCCATCGCTTTGTTCGCCTTGCCCTCGCTAGACAGGAGCGGAACGCCGCTAGGTCTCGACTCCGAAGGTTCCGTGGCGGAGGGTGCGCTCGTGGCGTCGCCGCATTCAGAAGGCCAGAAGGAGGAGATGGTGTCGGAGGAAGAGGAGATCAGCGTGTCTTCCACCTCCGGCTCCCTCCCCGCATCCAAGGATGCCGTTATTAACCTCGACCA CGGAGACCCAACCATGTACGAATCCTTCTGGAAGGGAATGGGCAACCGAGGGGACATAACGATCGCTGGGTGGCAGGCCATTAGCTATTTCTCAGACGTCACCAACTTGTGCTGGTTCCTTGAACCAGAGTTTGATCATGAGATTCGTCGCCTCCATCGCCTCGTAGGAAATGCTATAGCTGATAACCACTTTGTGATCGTGGGCACAGGCTCAACGCAGCTCTTTCAAGCTGCCCTTTACGCTTTATCTCCTCCCGACACTCCTGAGCCACTTAGTGTTGTTTCTGCAGTTCCATACTACTCG TCATATCCAGCAGTGACAGACTACCTTCGGTCAGGGCTATATCGGTGGGCTGGTGATGCATCAGCATGCAAAGGCAATGCTTACATAGAGTTAGTATGCTCCCCTAACAATCCTGATGGTTCCATTAGAGAAGCAGTCCTGAACTCTGAGAATGGAATGACAATTTATGACTTGGCATACTATTGGCCACAATACACCCCCATAACTCGTGCTGAAGACCACGATATTATGCTATTTACTGTCTCAAAGACGACCGGCCATGCTGGAAGTCGAGTTGG CTGGGCTCTAGTGAGAAACAAGGATGTTGCTAAGAGAATGATCAAGTTTATTGAGCTGAACAGCATTGGAGTTTCAAAGGATTCACAACTCCGGGCAGCTAAGATATTCAAGGCCATTTCAGATGGTTATGAACTTCCAAATCCAGAGAACAAGTACAAACTCTTCAATTTCGGTCGGCAACATATGTCCATGAGATGGAAGAAGTTGCGCGAAGCTGTGAAGGTCTCAGGCATCTTTAGTTTACCTGAGTTCCAGCCATCCCATTGTACGTTCGCAAGGGAGAGGACTGAAACCTATCCTG CTTTTGCCTGGCTCGAATGTGAAAAGGAGGGAGTAGAAGACTGTGAAAGCTTCTTAAGGAGTCACAAGATCCTGTCTCGGAACGGCAAGCATTTCGGTGCAGACCGTAAGTACGTGAGAATAAGCATGTTGGATCGCGATCATACATTTGATCTCTTCGTTGAACGTCTTTCTTCTCTAACCTGA